One Lutra lutra chromosome 7, mLutLut1.2, whole genome shotgun sequence DNA window includes the following coding sequences:
- the SCAMP5 gene encoding secretory carrier-associated membrane protein 5 isoform X1, whose product MAEKVNNFPPLPKFIPLKPCFYQDFEADIPPQHLSMTKRLYYLWMLNSVTLAVNLVGCLAWLIGGGGATNFGLAFLWLILFTPCSYVCWFRPIYKAFKTDSSFSFMAFFFTFMAQLVISIIQAVGIPGWGVCGWIATISFFGTNVGSAVVMLIPTIMFTVVAVFSFIALSMVHKFYRGSGGVFSKAQEEWTTGAWKNPHVQQAAQNAAMGAAQGAMNQPQTQYSATPNYTYSNEMPGVPVVYAPETAHSQIKEEDRSEP is encoded by the exons ATGGCAG AAAAAGTGAACAACTTCCCACCATTGCCCAAATTCATCCCCCTGAAGCCATGTTTCTACCAAGACTTTGAGGCAGACATTCCTCCCCAGCATCTCAGCATGACCAAGCGCCTCTACTACCTCTGGATGT TGAACAGCGTCACGCTGGCCGTGAACCTGGTGGGCTGTCTCGCGTGGCTGATCGGAGGCGGGGGAGCCACCAACTTTGGCCTCGCCTTTCTCTGGCTCATCCTCTTCACACCCTGCTCCTACGTCTGCTGGTTTCGGCCCATTTACAAGGCCTTCAA GACTGACAGCTCCTTCAGCTTCATGGCGTTCTTCTTCACCTTCATGGCCCAGCTGGTCATCAGCATCATCCAAGCCGTGGGCATCCCAGGCTGGGGCGTCTG TGGCTGGATCGCTACCATCTCCTTCTTCGGAACAAATGTTGGCTCAGCAGTGGTGATGCTCATTCCCACCATCATGTTCACGGTTGTGGCGGTGTTTTCCTTCATTGCCCTCAGCATG GTTCATAAATTCTACCGGGGCAGTGGGGGAGTTTTCAGCAAAGCTCAGGAGGAGTGGACCACGGGGGCATGGAAGAACCCACACGTGCAGCAGGCGGCCCAGAATGCAGCCATGGGGGCGGCCCAGGGTGCCATGAATCAGCCGCAGACTCAGTATTCCGCCACCCCCAACTACACGTACTCCAATGAGAT GCCAGGTGTCCCAGTGGTATATGCTCCTGAGACAGCCCATTCCCAGATCAAGGAAGAAGACAGGAGTGAGCCTTAG
- the SCAMP5 gene encoding secretory carrier-associated membrane protein 5 isoform X2, producing the protein MAGSEKVNNFPPLPKFIPLKPCFYQDFEADIPPQHLSMTKRLYYLWMLNSVTLAVNLVGCLAWLIGGGGATNFGLAFLWLILFTPCSYVCWFRPIYKAFKTDSSFSFMAFFFTFMAQLVISIIQAVGIPGWGVCGWIATISFFGTNVGSAVVMLIPTIMFTVVAVFSFIALSMVHKFYRGSGGVFSKAQEEWTTGAWKNPHVQQAAQNAAMGAAQGAMNQPQTQYSATPNYTYSNEM; encoded by the exons ATGGCAG GCTCAG AAAAAGTGAACAACTTCCCACCATTGCCCAAATTCATCCCCCTGAAGCCATGTTTCTACCAAGACTTTGAGGCAGACATTCCTCCCCAGCATCTCAGCATGACCAAGCGCCTCTACTACCTCTGGATGT TGAACAGCGTCACGCTGGCCGTGAACCTGGTGGGCTGTCTCGCGTGGCTGATCGGAGGCGGGGGAGCCACCAACTTTGGCCTCGCCTTTCTCTGGCTCATCCTCTTCACACCCTGCTCCTACGTCTGCTGGTTTCGGCCCATTTACAAGGCCTTCAA GACTGACAGCTCCTTCAGCTTCATGGCGTTCTTCTTCACCTTCATGGCCCAGCTGGTCATCAGCATCATCCAAGCCGTGGGCATCCCAGGCTGGGGCGTCTG TGGCTGGATCGCTACCATCTCCTTCTTCGGAACAAATGTTGGCTCAGCAGTGGTGATGCTCATTCCCACCATCATGTTCACGGTTGTGGCGGTGTTTTCCTTCATTGCCCTCAGCATG GTTCATAAATTCTACCGGGGCAGTGGGGGAGTTTTCAGCAAAGCTCAGGAGGAGTGGACCACGGGGGCATGGAAGAACCCACACGTGCAGCAGGCGGCCCAGAATGCAGCCATGGGGGCGGCCCAGGGTGCCATGAATCAGCCGCAGACTCAGTATTCCGCCACCCCCAACTACACGTACTCCAATGAGATGTGA
- the RPP25 gene encoding ribonuclease P protein subunit p25, producing the protein MAKPASPRSGQRRRMENFRKVHSEEAPVGGGAEGGGPGSSPFADLAPGAVHMRVKEGSKIRNLLAFATASMAQPATRAIVFSGCGRATTKTVTCAEILKRRLAGLHQVTRLRYRSVREVWQSLPPGPTPSQKPGEPVASLSVLKNVPSLAILLSKDALDPCQPGYQPPSSHPGPSSQPATPTSKRSLGEPAAGEGSSKRLQPEPSAAEEDQKA; encoded by the coding sequence ATGGCGAAGCCAGCGTCCCCGCGGTCCGGGCAACGACGGCGCATGGAGAACTTCCGTAAGGTGCACTCGGAGGAGGcgccggtggggggtggggctgagggggGCGGCCCGGGCTCCAGCCCCTTCGCGGACCTGGCGCCTGGTGCTGTGCACATGCGGGTCAAAGAGGGCAGCAAGATCCGGAACCTGCTGGCTTTCGCCACTGCCAGCATGGCGCAGCCAGCCACGCGCGCCATCGTCTTCAGCGGCTGCGGTCGGGCCACCACCAAGACCGTCACGTGCGCTGAGATCCTCAAGCGCCGCCTGGCGGGCCTGCATCAGGTCACGCGGCTGCGCTACCGGAGCGTGCGCGAGGTGTGGCAGAGCCTCCCGCCGGGGCCCACTCCCAGTCAGAAGCCTGGCGAGCCGGTTGCCAGTCTCAGTGTACTTAAGAATGTGCCCAGCCTCGCCATCCTACTTTCCAAGGATGCACTGGATCCGTGCCAACCCGGCTACCAGCCCCCGAGCTCCCATCCTGGACCCTCGTCCCAGCCAGCTACACCAACGTCCAAGAGGAGCCTAGGGGAACCTGCGGCTGGAGAAGGCTCTTCGAAGCGGTTGCAGCCTGAGCCAAGCGCTGCGGAAGAGGACCAGAAGGCCTGA
- the SCAMP5 gene encoding secretory carrier-associated membrane protein 5 isoform X4, which produces MAGSEKVNNFPPLPKFIPLKPCFYQDFEADIPPQHLSMTKRLYYLWMLNSVTLAVNLVGCLAWLIGGGGATNFGLAFLWLILFTPCSYVCWFRPIYKAFKTDSSFSFMAFFFTFMAQLVISIIQAVGIPGWGVCGWIATISFFGTNVGSAVVMLIPTIMFTVVAVFSFIALSMVHKFYRGSGGVFSKAQEEWTTGAWKNPHVQQAAQNAAMGAAQGAMNQPQTQYSATPNYTYSNEMPGVPVVYAPETAHSQIKEEDRSEP; this is translated from the exons ATGGCAG GCTCAG AAAAAGTGAACAACTTCCCACCATTGCCCAAATTCATCCCCCTGAAGCCATGTTTCTACCAAGACTTTGAGGCAGACATTCCTCCCCAGCATCTCAGCATGACCAAGCGCCTCTACTACCTCTGGATGT TGAACAGCGTCACGCTGGCCGTGAACCTGGTGGGCTGTCTCGCGTGGCTGATCGGAGGCGGGGGAGCCACCAACTTTGGCCTCGCCTTTCTCTGGCTCATCCTCTTCACACCCTGCTCCTACGTCTGCTGGTTTCGGCCCATTTACAAGGCCTTCAA GACTGACAGCTCCTTCAGCTTCATGGCGTTCTTCTTCACCTTCATGGCCCAGCTGGTCATCAGCATCATCCAAGCCGTGGGCATCCCAGGCTGGGGCGTCTG TGGCTGGATCGCTACCATCTCCTTCTTCGGAACAAATGTTGGCTCAGCAGTGGTGATGCTCATTCCCACCATCATGTTCACGGTTGTGGCGGTGTTTTCCTTCATTGCCCTCAGCATG GTTCATAAATTCTACCGGGGCAGTGGGGGAGTTTTCAGCAAAGCTCAGGAGGAGTGGACCACGGGGGCATGGAAGAACCCACACGTGCAGCAGGCGGCCCAGAATGCAGCCATGGGGGCGGCCCAGGGTGCCATGAATCAGCCGCAGACTCAGTATTCCGCCACCCCCAACTACACGTACTCCAATGAGAT GCCAGGTGTCCCAGTGGTATATGCTCCTGAGACAGCCCATTCCCAGATCAAGGAAGAAGACAGGAGTGAGCCTTAG
- the SCAMP5 gene encoding secretory carrier-associated membrane protein 5 isoform X3: protein MAGSEKVNNFPPLPKFIPLKPCFYQDFEADIPPQHLSMTKRLYYLWMLNSVTLAVNLVGCLAWLIGGGGATNFGLAFLWLILFTPCSYVCWFRPIYKAFKTDSSFSFMAFFFTFMAQLVISIIQAVGIPGWGVCGWIATISFFGTNVGSAVVMLIPTIMFTVVAVFSFIALSMVHKFYRGSGGVFSKAQEEWTTGAWKNPHVQQAAQNAAMGAAQGAMNQPQTQYSATPNYTYSNEI, encoded by the exons ATGGCAG GCTCAG AAAAAGTGAACAACTTCCCACCATTGCCCAAATTCATCCCCCTGAAGCCATGTTTCTACCAAGACTTTGAGGCAGACATTCCTCCCCAGCATCTCAGCATGACCAAGCGCCTCTACTACCTCTGGATGT TGAACAGCGTCACGCTGGCCGTGAACCTGGTGGGCTGTCTCGCGTGGCTGATCGGAGGCGGGGGAGCCACCAACTTTGGCCTCGCCTTTCTCTGGCTCATCCTCTTCACACCCTGCTCCTACGTCTGCTGGTTTCGGCCCATTTACAAGGCCTTCAA GACTGACAGCTCCTTCAGCTTCATGGCGTTCTTCTTCACCTTCATGGCCCAGCTGGTCATCAGCATCATCCAAGCCGTGGGCATCCCAGGCTGGGGCGTCTG TGGCTGGATCGCTACCATCTCCTTCTTCGGAACAAATGTTGGCTCAGCAGTGGTGATGCTCATTCCCACCATCATGTTCACGGTTGTGGCGGTGTTTTCCTTCATTGCCCTCAGCATG GTTCATAAATTCTACCGGGGCAGTGGGGGAGTTTTCAGCAAAGCTCAGGAGGAGTGGACCACGGGGGCATGGAAGAACCCACACGTGCAGCAGGCGGCCCAGAATGCAGCCATGGGGGCGGCCCAGGGTGCCATGAATCAGCCGCAGACTCAGTATTCCGCCACCCCCAACTACACGTACTCCAATGAGAT